A single region of the Fusarium fujikuroi IMI 58289 draft genome, chromosome FFUJ_chr05 genome encodes:
- a CDS encoding related to dehydroshikimate dehydratase produces MVIQYQGSQIPISFASCSIPMKIKASLPDKLGAVRKAGFDGIELSMPDILDYGKLLSGSQPKEDDYDTLADVAKQIRSLTDELGLKIMMLQPFANFEGWKKGEHDEQRKKAFDKARGWVKVMEAAGITLLQVGSSDSEGISSSFDDLASDLAELADLLAEKGFSIAYENWCWATHAPTWKTVWQIVQKANRPNIGLCLDTFQTAGLEWGDPTTKDGLVKASSDEERKTRWEKSLEELAATVPADKIYLLQISDAYKMDPPIEDKKDEEGSRPRARWSHDYRPLPCDGGYLPVQDMLHAVLKTGFRSWLSMEVFDGLEGENTDMNEYTVAAVESLKKLIQVSE; encoded by the exons gaagatcaaggccagtCTTCCTGATAAGCTCGGCGCCGTTCGAAAAGCTGGCTTTGACGGTATTGAGCTATCTATGCCCGATATTCTTGACTATGGAAAGCTTCTTAGTGGATCTCAACCAAAAGAGGATGACTACGACACTCTTGCGGACGTTGCGAAGCAGATCAGGTCGTTGACGGATGAACTTGGCCTAAAGATCATGATGCTTCAGCCTTTTGCGAATTTTGAGGGCTGGAAGAAGGGCGAACATGACgaacagaggaagaaggcatTTGACAAGGCACGAGGATGGGTCAAGGTCATGGAGGCTGCTGGTATCACTTTGCTACAG GTGGGATCATCTGACTCTGAGGGaatttcatcttcattcGATGACTTGGCCTCCGATCTAGCGGAGCTAGCAGACCTTCTCGCCGAAAAAGGCTTCAGCATCGCTTACGAAAACTGGTGCTGGGCCACCCACGCTCCAACCTGGAAAACAGTATGGCAAATCGTCCAAAAGGCCAACAGGCCCAACATTGGTCTGTGTCTCGACACCTTTCAAACCGCTGGCCTTGAATGGGGCGATCCAACTACGAAGGACGGCCTAGTCAAAGCcagcagcgatgaagagCGCAAAACTCGCTGGGAAAAGAGTCTCGAAGAACTGGCTGCCACTGTCCCAGCGGATAAGATTTACTTGTTGCAGATCTCAGATGCGTACAAGATGGATCCGCCTATTGAGGATAAGAAAGACGAGGAGGGGAGTAGGCCTAGGGCGAGGTGGAGTCATGATTATAGGCCGTTGCCGTGTGATGGTGGATATTTGCCTGTTCAAGATATGCTGCATGCTGTTCTGAAGACGGGTTTTCGGAGTTGGTTGTCGATGGAGGTGTTTGATGGGCTTGAGGGGGAGAATACGGATATGAATGAGTATACTGTTGCGGCTGTTGagtcgttgaagaagctcattcaGGTCAGTGAATGA
- a CDS encoding related to O-methylsterigmatocystin oxidoreductase has translation MVAKLILYAVVALGLAYLALIFPRLQQEWKLYSHRSQLPPGPKTIRTGIRKPWLWFQELSQQYGDVVYLQLGPTPTIILGSAQAAWDLLEKRGAVFSSRPRFIMGGELLSGGMRGLMAPYDSYWRRWRKLLHSGFMQRQSETYRPIQSLESKVLMFDLLKRPADFRMHLERYAASVIVTVTYGRRVEDVRSDIVVRRNAEAMERLTMVNIPGKYAVERYPALKYLPSLLAPWKKEVLQQRQKDIQLYTELMDEVREKVAKGAAPTCFAKHLLEEQESLGMSDLEIAYTAGSPFGAGVETSAGSLASFLLACVKFGPQFIPKAQEELDRVVGNDRLPSFDDLPKLEYVRAIASETLRWRPVAVLGGTPHASTADHVYKGMFIPKGSTIIAPLWTLHLNEADFPEPHEFRPERFMEKREYPGTLGHSAFGWGRRICPGMHLGAASVTLNIARILWGFEVNPEKDEKGRDVDVDIFAYSEGFNSSPLPFPCSITPRSVKHAQVIETEHENALEDLMEYTAVTSRVS, from the exons ATGGTAGCGAAACTCATCCTCTACGCTGTCGTCGCTCTGGGACTGGCATATCTCGCCCTCATCTTCCCAAGG CTTCAACAAGAATGGAAGCTCTATTCCCACCGCTCCCAACTTCCCCCAGGCCCTAAAACCATCAGAACCGGCATCCGCAAACCATGGCTCTGGTTTCAAGAACTCAGCCAACAATACGGCGACGTCGTCTATCTCCAGCTCGGCCCAACACCAACCATAATCCTTGGCTCGGCACAAGCAGCCTGggatcttctcgagaagcgcGGCGCTGTATTCTCCTCGCGCCCGCGATTCATCATGGGTGGTGAACTACTCTCGGGTGGAATGAGAGGTCTTATGGCGCCGTATGATTCGTATTGGAGACGGTGGAGAAAGTTGTTGCACAGTGGGTTTATGCAGAGGCAGAGTGAGACGTACAGACCGATTCAGAGTCTTGAGTCCAAggtcttgatgtttgatCTTTTAAAGCGGCCTGCTGACTTTAGGATGCATTTGGAAAGGTATGCTGCGTCGGTTATCGTTACTGTTACTTATGGACGAAGGGTTGAGGACGTGAGGAGTGATATTGTCGTGAGGCGGAATGCTGAAGCTATGGAGCGTCTAACGATGGTCAA TATCCCCGGAAAGTATGCCGTTGAGCGTTATCCTGCACTCAAGTATCTCCCTAGCCTCCTGGCCCCATGGAAAAAGGAGGTTCTTCAACAACGCCAGAAAGATATCCAACTCTATACGGAACTAATGGACGAGGTTCGCGAAAAGGTCGCCAAAGGAGCTGCACCGACTTGCTTCGCCAAACATCTTCTCGAAGAGCAAGAGAGCTTGGGTATGAGTGATCTGGAAATTGCTTATACGGCTGGATCACCTTtcggtgctggtgttgagacC TCCGCGGGCTCACTCGCAAGCTTCCTTCTCGCCTGCGTCAAGTTCGGACCTCAATTCATCCCAAAGGCTCAAGAGGAGCTGGACAGAGTAGTCGGAAATGATAGACTCCCTTCATTCGATGATCTGCCAAAACTGGAATATGTCAGGGCTATCGCATCTGAGACTCTTCGATGGAGACCTGTTGCTGTACTAGGAGGAACACCTCATGCTAGCACTGCGGATCATGTCTATAAGGGAATGTTTATTCCTAAGGGAAGTACCATCATCGCGCCACTTTGGACCT TGCATCTCAACGAAGCCGACTTTCCTGAGCCTCACGAGTTTAGACCTGAGCGCTTCATGGAGAAGCGAGAGTACCCTGGCACACTTGGCCATAGCGCTTTTGGCTGGGGTCGACGAATTTGCCCAGGTATGCACCTTGGAGCTGCGTCTGTCACGCTTAACATCGCGCGTATCCTATGGGGATTTGAGGTCAACcctgagaaggatgagaaagggcgagatgtcgatgtcgataT CTTCGCTTATTCGGAAGGCTTCAACTCGAGTCCGCTGCCATTCCCCTGCTCAATTACACCTCGGTCGGTGAAGCATGCTCAGGTCATTGAGACTGAACACGAGAATGCTCTGGAGGACTTGATGGAGTACACTGCTGTTACGAGCAGGGTGTCCTAA
- a CDS encoding related to ascus development protein 3, whose product MKSDAWLSKPFLTSIFLGIGGFLYGFDSGIITPSLALSSFLTYFGKPDPPLRGAIVSMYQAGAWLGSASVGITSDKLGRRKAIAFGCIWGVIGGAVMAGAAHVAMLIIGRLLVGFAVGTITGVSPVFGAEIAKTHERAKVTAVNQMMTAWGFFVALWIGVAEGKWHNANQWRLGFAIQSIPALILGVGVLFLSESPRWLCLKGRHDEAEKAFRAYHYDGTNDDWCRTEFTVIQVNISEELQAQGKLSWAQLAKTPAFRKRLFVGTFVWAAAMLSGISFVQYYQTAIYATLQFSEDRQLLVSGLYGSVGPVACFLSLFFVDKIGRKKILVISSSLLSLCYLIITILAAEFPAIPGMPTNAAAQRGLIACIFAVSANYSALLGPMTWIIPPEVFTTELRAKANAIVQVVHYSISLIITQCSPIALAAVGWKYYILFVLTNALCAIIFFFVYPETRGKSLEEIDEIFGDVKIVHEEDVRFSEKTGVEAIETRDQRIMQGS is encoded by the exons ATGAAGAGTGACGCTTGGCTTAGCAAGCCCTTTTTGACGTCTATTTTCCTTGGAATAGGAGGTTTTCTCTATGGATT TGACTCGGGCATCATCACGCCCAGCTTGGCGCTGAGCTCGTTCCTCACGTACTTTGGCAAACCTGATCCTCCCCTTCGAGGCGCCATTGTGTCCATGTACCAAGCAGGAGCATGGCTAGGCAGTGCCTCAGTCGGCATCACCAGTGATAAACTCGGTCGTCGCAAAGCCATTGCTTTCGGCTGCATCTGGGGCGTCATTGGTGGTGCGGTCATGGCTGGCGCCGCTCACGTTGCGATGCTCATCATCGGGCGACTCCTCGTCGGTTTCGCCGTTGGTACCATCACAGGAGTATCTCCTGTATTTGGAGCAGAGATTGCAAAGACCCATGAACGTGCCAAAGTCACGGCTGTGAATCAAATGATGACAGCTTGGGGATTCTTCGTCGCGCTGTGGATTGGTGTCGCGGAGGGGAAGTGGCATAACGCGAACCAATGGCGTCTTGGCTTTGCGATTCAAAGTATTCCCGCTCtcattcttggtgttggcgtcTTGTTTTTGAGTGAATCGCCCCGTTGGCTTTGCCTCAAGGGCCGTCATGATGAAGCCGAGAAGGCATTCCGCGCTTATCACTACGACGGAACGAATGACGATTGGTGTCGCACTGAGTTCACTGTCATTCAAGTCAACATCTCCGAGGAGCtgcaagctcaaggaaagCTTTCATGGGCCCAACTAGCCAAGACCCCCGCGTTCCGAAAACGTCTCTTTGTTGGTACGTTCGTCTGGGCAGCTGCCATGCTATCCGGCATTTCTTTCGTGCAGTACTACCAGACAGCCATCTACGCGACACTACAGTTCAGCGAGGATCGCCAGCTTCTCGTCAGTGGCCTTTACGGTTCTGTTGGTCCAGTTGCCTGCTTcctgtctttgttctttgtcGACAAGAtcggaagaaagaagattcTGGTCATCAGTTCGTCGCTTTTGTCGCTATGCTACTTGATCATTACGATCCTGGCTGCTGAATTCCCTGCCATTCCTGGTATGCCGACCAATGCTGCGGCGCAAAGGGGTTTGATTGCGTGTATCTTTGCTGTTTCGGCGAATTACTCTGCTCTTCTTGGGCCGATGACTTGGATCATACC GCCAGAGGTTTTCACAACGGAGCTACGAGCCAAGGCAAACGCCATTGTGCAGGTTGTTCACTACTCCATCAGTCTGATCATCACACAATGCTCGCCTATCGCTTTAGCAGCCGTGGGCTGGAAGTACTAC ATCCTGTTCGTCCTCACCAACGCGCTTTGTGctattatcttcttcttcgtatATCCAGAGACACGAG GTAAATCACTGGAAGAGATTGATGAAATCTTCGGTGATGTCAAGATTGTCCATGAAGAGGATGTCCGGTTCTCTGAGAAGACTGGCGTCGAGGCGATTGAAACAAGGGATCAGCGCATTATGCAGGGATCTTAG
- a CDS encoding related to AAC-rich mRNA clone AAC11 protein — MYFSTAIVATLAAQALAQDNRRFPHARVGHVAALVAAAALPARALPVFDALEARDPHHQGAKGAKAKAVEGCKTKRDDEDDEDEEAVEGLVARHHQGAHGKAAAKAVNNCNKNGKRDEVAEELEARDVEDESEEDTDELTTRDVEEDEEDEASELEARAPKKGKKGKKGKKGKKGKKGKKGKKTGKKGKKGKKTGKKAGNNGKKNANAGATNGAAKAGTNTNNNANTGTTNGAAKTGTDTNANANTNTNTGATNGAAKTGTKANTNANSGTTNGAAKTGTTANNNANSNTQAKAGTTA; from the exons ATGTATTTCTCTACCGCTATCGTCGCCACTCTTGCCGCTCAGGCCCTTGCCCAGGATAACCGTCGCTTCCCTCATGCTCGCGTTGGACACGTTGCT GCCTTGgtagctgctgctgctctccCAGCAAGAGCACTCCCTGTCTTCGATGCCCTTGAGGCGCGGGAT CCCCATCACCAGGGAGCCAAGggagccaaggccaaggcggTCGAGGGGTGCAAGACCAAgcgagacgatgaagacgacgaagacgaggaagccGTCGAGGGGCTAGTCGcccgccatcaccaaggagctcacggcaaggctgctgccaaggccGTTAACAACTGTAACAAGAATGGCAAGCGGGATGAAGTGGCTGAAGAGCTCGAAGCGCGAGATGTCGAGGACGAATCCGAAGAAGACACTGATGAGCTTACCACCCgggatgttgaggaagacgaggaagacgaagctaGCGAGCTTGAAGCCCGAGCAccaaagaagggcaagaaaggcaagaagggtaagaagggaaagaagggcaagaagggaaagaagggTAAGAAGActggcaagaagggcaagaagggtaaGAAGACTGGCAAGAAGGCTGGCAACAACGGCAAAAAGAACGCCAACGCCGGTGCTACCAACGGAGCAGCCAAAGCTGGCACTAACACCAATAACAACGCCAACACCGGCACTACCAATGGGGCAGCCAAGACTGGTACCGACACCAACGCGaacgccaacaccaacaccaacactggTGCTACCAATGGAGCAGCTAAGACAGGTACCAAGGCAAACACGAACGCCAACTCTGGTACTACCAACGGAGCAGCCAAAACCGGCACCACCGCCAATAACAacgccaacagcaacactCAAGCCAAGGCTGGTACTACTGCTTAA
- a CDS encoding related to 3-octaprenyl-4-hydroxybenzoate carboxy-lyase — protein MDHSFRDFVEQLKADDDLVEINDEVDPYLEAAAITRLVCETDDKAPLFNNLKGQNDKGLWRILGAPGSLRRSKKDRYGRIARHLALPPTASMREIIDKMLLASELPPIAPRIVAEGPVKQNSLTDGGKFLQTYGMHVLRSPDGTWTNWSISRAMVYDRNHITGQIVQPQHIWQIHEMWKKEGKDVPWALCFGVPPAAIMASSMSIPEGVSEADYVGAVTGRPLELVKCDTNDLYVPANAEIVFEGTISITELVDEGPYGEMHGYVFPGVKRKYPLFTVNKITYRDNAILPMSVTGRITDETHTLIGTLAAAEIRNACQKAGLPITDAFSTFESMVTWAALKVDTVKLSQMKWTPKDFQKKAGDVVFCTKAGLLIHRLILVGQDVDIYKGEDVIWAFSTRCRPNDDETFFDNVRGFPLIPYMGHGTGSPVQGGKVVSDALMPSEYSTGKGDWQAADFKNSYPNELQDRVLSKWASFGFSSLD, from the exons ATGGATCACTCCTTCCGCGATTTCGTTGAACAGCTCAAAGCAGACGACGACCTGGTCGAGATTAACGATGAGGTCGATCCTTATCTCGAGGCAGCAGCTATAACGAGGCTGGTGTGCGAGACCGATGATAAAGCTCCGCTCTTCAACAATCTCAAGGGTCAGAATGACAAAGGGCTCTGGAGAATCCTTGGTGCACCCGGGTCTCTTCGACGGTCCAAGAAAGACCGATATGGCCGCATCGCTCGCCACCTTGCACTTCCCCCAACCGCAAGCATGAGGGAAATCATTGACAAAATGCTTTTAGCGAGTGAGCTACCGCCTATCGCACCACGCATCGTTGCAGAAGGACCTGTTAAGCAAAACAGTTTA ACAGACGGAGGAAAGTTCCTCCAGACCTATGGCATGCATGTACTGAGGAGCCCTGATGGTACGTGGACGAATTGGTCCATCTCCCGGGCTATGGTGTATGACCGAAACCACATAACAGGTCAAATCGTGCAACCGCAGCATATTTGGCAAATCCATGAGATGTGGAAGAAAGAGGGCAAGGATGTTCCGTGGGCACTGTGCTTCGGCGTACCTCCAgctgccatcatggcttcaTCGATGTCGATCCCTGAAGGCGTCAGCGAGGCAGACTATGTCGGGGCAGTGACCGGCCGCCCATTAGAGCTTGTGAAATGCGACACCAACGACCTATATGTTCCGGCCAACGCCGAGATCGTTTTTGAGGGTACCATATCCATTACTGAACTCGTAGATGAGGGTCCGTATGGCGAGATGCACGGATATGTATTCCCAGGAGTGAAACGCAAGTATCCACTCTTTACGGTGAACAAGATCACTTACCGCGACAATGCGATTCTGCCTATGTCTGTCACTGGGCGCATTACAGATGAGACTCATACCCTAATCGGAACGCTTGCGGCCGCCGAAATACGCAACGCATGCCAAAAGGCTGGACTGCCTATTACGGACGCCTTCTCTACATTCGAATCCATGGTCACTTGGGCTGCGCTCAAGGTTGACACTGTGAAACTCAGCCAGATGAAATGGACGCCCAAGGACTttcagaagaaggctggagATGTAGTGTTCTGTACGAAAGCCGGCTTGCTTATTCACCGTCTTATCCTTGTGGGTCAGGACGTCGACATATACAAGGGCGAAGATGTGATTTGGGCGTTTTCAACTCGCTGTCGGCCTAACGACGACGAAACCTTCTTCGACAATGTCAGAGGTTTCCCGCTGATTCCGTACATGGGACACGGTACCGGATCTCCGGTTCAAGGGGGAAAGGTTGTGTCGGATGCGCTGATGCCTTCTGAATACTCGACAGGAAAAGGCGATTGGCAGGCTGCAGATTTCAAGAATTCATATCCAAATGAGCTTCAAGATAGGGTGCTTAGCAAGTGGGCGTCCTTTGGATTTTCGAGTTTGGACTAA
- a CDS encoding PAD1-Phenylacrylic acid decarboxylase, with translation MFTATDGNAPKAGNYQSEKDKASNGSQGAPDAAEYTGANISTSPNPRLRRKRIVVGITGATGAILGIKILIALRRLNIESHLIISKWAEATIKYETDYSPKNVRALADYTHSINDMAAPVSSGSFKTDGMIVVPCSMKTLSAISSGYCDDLISRTADVMLKERRKLVLVARETPLSDIHLRNMLSVTQSGAIIFPPVPAYYIKASSIDGLTDQTVGRVLDLFDLDTDDFERWEGWKKTT, from the coding sequence ATGTTCACGGCAACCGATGGCAATGCTCCCAAGGCAGGAAATTACCAATCTGAGAAAGACAAGGCCAGCAATGGATCTCAGGGAGCTCCCGACGCTGCCGAATACACTGGCGCCAACatatcaacatcaccaaaccCTCGTTTGCGTCGAAAAAGGATCGTAGTGGGAATAACTGGTGCCACTGGTGCAATCCTCGGAATCAAGATACTCATCGCACTGCGACGGCTAAATATTGAGAGCCACCTCATTATCAGCAAATGGGCTGAGGCAACCATAAAGTACGAAACAGACTATTCACCAAAGAACGTGCGTGCTCTCGCAGATTATACCCACAGCATCAACGATATGGCAGCCCCAGTGTCGAGCGGCTCTTTTAAGACAGACGGCATGATTGTAGTACCTTGTTCAATGAAAACATTATCTGCAATAAGCTCCGGCTACTGTGATGACCTGATCTCTCGGACCGCAGATGTTATGCTGAAGGAGCGGAGGAAGCTGGTACTGGTGGCAAGGGAGACTCCCTTGAGCGACATTCATCTACGCAACATGCTATCCGTCACGCAAAGTGGTGCGATCATATTCCCACCAGTGCCAGCTTATTACATCAAGGCCTCTAGTATAGACGGCCTTACAGACCAGACCGTGGGACGCGTGTTGGATTTATTTGACCTCGACACGGATGATTTCGAACGCTGGGAAGGATGGAAAAAGACAACATAG
- a CDS encoding related to ornithine aminotransferase, which translates to MGDLQLSPASEPHLMHRSLLTRPETVSSASGVWITLSSGRKILDGCAGAAVSIIGHGNTEVRDAMVEQISNVSYVHTMAYTTDSAEDLANFVLEGEPFDLTRAYFVCSGSEAMDSAMKIARQYHVENGQPQRTKFVSRRRAYHGNTIGAMSMGSFVARRAPYEGAILLDNVSYVSPAYEYRVRKDNESEHDYAQRLVDELEAEFQAVGPDTIMAFVAETVGGATAGCISPPAGYFEGVGKVCRKYGILLILDEVMCGVGRCGTFFAFEQDGDVRPDIVTTGKGLGGGYAPIAATLVHRKIIEILKKGTASFNHGHTYQAHPVSCAAALAIQKIIRRDNLVSRAATLGARLHKSLVEVFQDLEFVGNIRGRGLFWGIEFVKDKKTKTPFDSKIRFGVKVQERAFELGLAVYPGSGTADGIVGDHVIVSPPLTITEDEMDELLVLLKKAYDDVAAEYS; encoded by the coding sequence ATGGGCGACCTTCAACTCTCCCCGGCCTCAGAGCCCCATCTCATGCACCGCTCCCTCCTCACACGTCCAGAAACCGTGTCATCCGCATCAGGCGTCTGGATCACACTCTCATCAGGCCGCAAGATTCTTGATGGCTGCGCAGGCGCTGCAGTTTCCATCATCGGCCATGGAAACACTGAAGTCCGCGATGCAATGGTTGAGCAGATTTCGAATGTGTCGTACGTGCACACCATGGCCTACACAACCGACAGTGCAGAGGATCTCGCAAACTTCGTCCTAGAAGGAGAGCCGTTTGACTTGACGAGAGCGTATTTTGTATGCTCCGGTAGTGAAGCTATGGATTCGGCGATGAAGATTGCGAGACAGTACCATGTTGAGAATGGACAGCCGCAGCGGACCAAGTTTGTTTCGAGAAGACGGGCTTATCATGGGAACACTATTGGCGCTATGAGCATGGGTAGTTTCGTGGCGAGAAGGGCGCCATATGAGGGTGCCATTCTTCTCGACAATGTCAGCTATGTCAGTCCAGCGTATGAATACCGGGTACGAAAGGACAATGAATCAGAACATGACTACGCTCAAAGATTAGTTGACGAGCTCGAGGCCGAGTTCCAGGCTGTCGGTCCAGACACCATCATGGCTTTCGTTGCGGAGACAGTTGGTGGCGCAACAGCAGGTTGTATCAGTCCTCCAGCTGGATACTTCGAAGGTGTTGGAAAAGTCTGTCGAAAGTATGGTATCCTCCTTATCCTCGACGAAGTCATGTGCGGAGTCGGGCGATGTGGAACGTTCTTCGCCTTTGAGCAAGACGGCGATGTTCGTCCTGATATCGTCACAACAGGCAAAGGTCTCGGAGGCGGGTATGCTCCTATCGCTGCGACTTTGGTCCACAGAAAGATCATCGAGATATTGAAGAAGGGGACAGCGAGTTTCAACCATGGACACACATATCAAGCTCACCCCGTGAGTTGTGCAGCTGCACTAGCGATTCAGAAGATCATCCGTCGAGATAACTTGGTTTCTCGCGCCGCTACTCTCGGAGCACGATTACACAAGTCCCTTGTCGAAGTTTTTCAGGATCTGGAGTTTGTGGGGAACATTAGAGGGAGGGGTTTGTTTTGGGGTATTGAGTTTgtgaaggacaagaagaccaagacgCCCTTTGATAGCAAGATTCGGTTTGGCGTCAAGGTTCAGGAGAGGGCCTTTGAGTTGGGTTTGGCTGTTTATCCTGGCTCTGGGACTGCCGATGGAATAGTGGGTGATCATGTTATTGTTTCGCCGCCGTTGACGATCAcagaggatgagatggatgagttgcttgtgttgttgaagaaggcttatgacgatgttgctgctgaatATAGCTAA